A region of Campylobacter armoricus DNA encodes the following proteins:
- a CDS encoding tRNA1(Val) (adenine(37)-N6)-methyltransferase has translation MLKLFQYPKGYRYNNDSLLLFDFLSKQNLQGNVLDIGCGCGILGLLIKQKFPNSKVFMLDIQQQNIDLTYKNSIENSLDIQAICQDFLHFESDIKFDYLVSNPPFYKQNTQKTDNLHMNISRYQEFMPLEKMIAKINSIIKPNGKIYICYEAEFLDAICAYFMQYKIKLTKLQFIHSNNAKSARLILLEARKNSKSPIEILPPLFMYENDNLSQVIEEIYKTTGTISYDLQ, from the coding sequence ATGCTAAAACTCTTTCAATATCCAAAAGGCTATCGTTACAACAATGATAGTCTTTTACTTTTTGATTTTTTATCCAAACAAAATTTGCAAGGAAATGTTTTAGATATAGGTTGTGGTTGTGGAATTTTAGGCTTATTAATAAAACAAAAATTTCCAAATTCTAAAGTCTTTATGCTTGATATACAACAACAAAATATTGATTTAACTTATAAAAATTCTATAGAAAATAGCTTAGATATCCAAGCTATTTGTCAAGATTTTTTGCACTTTGAAAGTGATATTAAATTTGATTATTTAGTTTCTAACCCTCCATTTTATAAGCAAAATACCCAAAAAACAGATAATTTACATATGAACATTTCAAGATATCAAGAATTTATGCCACTTGAAAAAATGATAGCTAAAATAAATTCCATAATCAAACCAAATGGAAAAATTTATATATGCTATGAGGCTGAATTTTTAGATGCAATTTGTGCTTATTTTATGCAATATAAAATAAAACTTACTAAATTGCAATTTATCCACTCTAATAATGCTAAATCAGCAAGGTTAATATTATTAGAAGCTAGAAAAAATAGTAAAAGTCCTATTGAAATTTTACCACCACTATTTATGTATGAAAATGATAATTTAAGCCAAGTTATAGAAGAAATTTATAAAACAACTGGAACAATTAGTTATGATTTACAATAA
- a CDS encoding YkgJ family cysteine cluster protein, protein MIYNKDYDYTFDESACQRCQGKCCTGESGYIFANQDELYKIANFLNLSFEEFQKQYLIKVGFKYSFKEAKYEDGYRCIFFDTMYKKCLIYQYRPKQCKTFPFWEYFKTHKEELQKECIGVCFH, encoded by the coding sequence ATGATTTACAATAAAGATTATGATTACACTTTCGATGAAAGTGCTTGCCAAAGATGTCAAGGAAAATGTTGCACTGGAGAAAGTGGCTATATATTTGCTAATCAAGATGAGCTTTATAAAATAGCAAATTTTTTAAATTTGAGTTTTGAAGAATTTCAAAAACAATACCTCATCAAAGTTGGATTTAAGTATAGTTTTAAAGAAGCAAAATACGAAGATGGCTATCGTTGTATTTTTTTTGATACAATGTATAAAAAATGTTTAATTTACCAATACAGACCAAAGCAATGCAAAACTTTTCCATTTTGGGAATATTTTAAAACACACAAAGAGGAGCTACAAAAAGAATGTATAGGGGTTTGTTTTCACTAA
- a CDS encoding NAD(P)-binding domain-containing protein, with product MKIFDMVVIGAGPAGIAAGVEAKIKNKEVIILEKADAICQTLVKFYKEGKRVDKAYKGCDSTNHGHIDFNDGTRESTIETFENTIKEHNLEIKFSSEVESIKQDGENFIVSTANENYICKNAVVAIGRMGKPNKPSYALPMTLTKIINFNANSTSQNEKILVVGGGNSAAEYAIDLAKNNDVTLCYRRETFSRLNDINLEDLQKAFNEGVIKAKLGIDIISIEDESGKAKVNFTDNSSEIYDRIIYAIGGSTPLDFLQKCSIQVDDKGVPSFDENKESNVKGLFVAGDIASKNGASIVVGLNDAFKICNHLYKC from the coding sequence ATGAAAATTTTTGATATGGTAGTTATTGGTGCTGGACCTGCTGGTATCGCAGCTGGAGTAGAAGCAAAAATAAAAAATAAAGAAGTAATTATATTAGAAAAAGCTGATGCAATTTGTCAAACTTTAGTTAAATTCTATAAAGAAGGCAAAAGGGTTGATAAAGCTTATAAAGGTTGTGATAGCACAAATCATGGTCATATAGATTTTAACGATGGAACCAGAGAAAGCACCATAGAGACTTTTGAAAATACAATTAAAGAACATAATCTTGAAATTAAATTTTCAAGCGAAGTTGAAAGTATCAAACAAGATGGTGAAAATTTTATCGTTAGCACTGCAAATGAAAACTATATTTGCAAAAACGCTGTAGTTGCTATAGGCAGAATGGGCAAACCAAACAAGCCAAGCTATGCTCTACCTATGACTTTAACTAAAATCATAAATTTTAACGCTAATTCTACTAGCCAAAATGAAAAAATTTTAGTAGTTGGCGGAGGAAATTCAGCTGCAGAATATGCAATAGATCTAGCTAAAAATAACGATGTTACACTTTGTTATAGAAGAGAAACTTTTTCAAGATTAAATGATATCAATCTTGAAGATTTGCAAAAAGCATTTAACGAAGGTGTTATTAAAGCAAAACTTGGCATAGACATTATAAGTATTGAAGATGAAAGTGGCAAAGCTAAAGTTAATTTTACTGATAATTCTAGTGAAATTTATGATCGTATTATTTATGCTATAGGTGGTTCAACTCCACTTGATTTTTTACAAAAATGCTCTATACAAGTAGATGACAAAGGCGTTCCAAGTTTTGATGAAAATAAAGAAAGCAATGTTAAAGGTTTGTTTGTAGCTGGAGACATAGCTAGTAAAAATGGTGCTTCTATCGTTGTAGGTTTAAATGATGCGTTTAAAATCTGTAATCATCTTTATAAATGCTAA
- the mnmH gene encoding tRNA 2-selenouridine(34) synthase MnmH, with translation MYKEVDFENFLNYNFDLLIDARSPREYNFAHIKNAKNYYALNNEEFEEIGALYKKSKGLAKAKGASYICKNMSYHINELFQNYKIGSLVGIYCARGGKRSKAIALILAELGYRIVRLEGGYKAYRSYVSAFFQKKLNIEFLCLCGNTASGKSDLLNLLDNALNLEKLANHQGSSFGKIYGEQPSQKAFEDELFYFLKYYPYKTCFIEAESRQIGNLTLPLNLYQAMQNAKKIWCECDINFRIQRVLKNYTPMKKEIFLECVEKISPYISKEFKEKLCKNFENNNLKICIKMLFEYYDRVYKKPTKIDYFINSSNLDEAKKHLMSLNS, from the coding sequence ATGTATAAAGAAGTTGATTTTGAAAATTTTTTAAATTATAATTTTGATTTATTAATTGATGCAAGAAGCCCTAGAGAATATAACTTTGCTCACATTAAAAATGCTAAAAATTATTACGCTTTAAATAATGAAGAATTTGAAGAAATAGGAGCTCTTTATAAAAAAAGCAAAGGTTTGGCTAAAGCAAAAGGTGCTAGTTATATCTGCAAAAATATGAGCTATCACATCAATGAACTTTTTCAAAATTACAAGATAGGTTCCTTGGTTGGAATTTATTGTGCAAGAGGCGGAAAAAGATCTAAAGCCATTGCTCTAATTTTAGCAGAACTTGGTTATAGGATTGTAAGATTAGAAGGTGGTTATAAAGCTTATAGAAGCTATGTAAGTGCATTTTTCCAAAAGAAATTGAATATTGAATTTTTATGTCTTTGTGGCAATACCGCAAGCGGTAAAAGTGATTTATTAAATTTATTAGACAATGCTTTAAATCTTGAAAAATTAGCTAACCATCAAGGATCAAGTTTTGGTAAAATTTATGGAGAACAACCTAGTCAAAAAGCTTTCGAAGATGAATTGTTTTATTTTTTAAAATACTATCCTTATAAGACTTGTTTTATAGAAGCTGAAAGTAGGCAAATTGGAAATTTAACCTTGCCATTAAATTTATACCAAGCTATGCAAAATGCAAAAAAAATTTGGTGCGAATGTGATATAAATTTTCGTATCCAAAGAGTTTTAAAAAACTATACTCCAATGAAAAAAGAAATTTTTCTTGAATGTGTAGAAAAAATCAGTCCTTATATTAGTAAAGAATTCAAAGAAAAACTTTGTAAAAATTTTGAAAATAACAACTTAAAAATTTGCATAAAAATGCTTTTTGAGTATTATGATAGAGTGTATAAAAAACCTACAAAAATTGATTATTTTATCAATAGTTCTAATTTAGATGAAGCTAAAAAACATCTTATGAGTTTAAACTCATAA
- a CDS encoding HIT family protein — MEYLYAPWRDVYFNNKDKNFCPFCHCTHHLNQDEELGVIFRAKECFGVMNKYPYSPGHFMIIPYKHLENIEDLEENTWIQMSYYVRIGVKILKQEFYAKGVNIGMNLGAAAGAGIAPHCHYHLIPRWQGDTNFITTIGQTRVCGSDLKKIYTILCKAFKEYV, encoded by the coding sequence ATGGAATATTTATATGCACCCTGGAGAGATGTTTATTTTAACAATAAAGATAAAAATTTTTGCCCTTTTTGTCATTGCACACATCATTTAAATCAAGATGAGGAACTTGGAGTGATTTTTAGAGCCAAAGAATGCTTTGGTGTTATGAATAAGTATCCTTATAGCCCTGGACATTTTATGATTATCCCTTACAAGCATTTAGAAAATATAGAAGATTTAGAAGAAAATACTTGGATACAAATGAGCTATTATGTAAGAATTGGTGTTAAAATTTTAAAACAAGAATTTTATGCCAAAGGGGTTAATATAGGTATGAACTTAGGTGCCGCAGCAGGAGCTGGTATAGCACCACATTGTCATTATCATCTAATCCCAAGATGGCAAGGTGATACTAATTTCATCACAACCATAGGACAAACTAGAGTTTGCGGGAGTGATTTAAAAAAAATTTATACAATTTTATGTAAAGCATTTAAAGAATATGTATAA
- a CDS encoding tetratricopeptide repeat protein, which produces MYRGLFSLIITFILTSFVFAKGEDKILKALIYEEYGQFQEACDIYTNLFIDNNESIYLQKALFLALSNNLKQKEKLLKASKDFLNQAVIARLNALYFFEIGDYQQAETILYKLIKEEQDYKNYEILGDIFAKKALFSKALEQYNLAYKLFEHESLLLKIAEINIKNKNINQAKKILEEFVKSSQCGLKTCTILLKIYQEQKDNKSSIQILKKLYKINNDIKYIYAIIELLVQDKDYTQALNLTQKYNIDPDTKIFLYTQTKDYKKAYEIALKHYELSKDKKYLSMAGVLESEIYMDPKSKKINDLTKLASILKKFEDSVDIRSDALYQNYYGYTLIEYDIDIKKGIELVEWALEQEPENLYYLDSLAWGYYKLNDCKKAYEILQKTLHDKEFSNSQESKDHLKAIKKCLKK; this is translated from the coding sequence ATGTATAGGGGTTTGTTTTCACTAATTATCACTTTTATTTTAACTAGTTTTGTTTTTGCAAAAGGCGAAGATAAAATCTTAAAAGCACTTATTTATGAAGAGTATGGACAATTTCAAGAAGCTTGTGATATTTATACAAATTTATTTATAGACAACAACGAAAGTATTTATTTGCAAAAAGCTTTATTTTTAGCTTTGAGCAATAATTTAAAACAAAAAGAAAAACTTTTAAAAGCATCTAAAGATTTCCTAAATCAAGCAGTTATTGCTAGGTTAAATGCTTTGTATTTTTTTGAAATAGGAGATTACCAACAAGCCGAAACTATACTTTATAAACTTATAAAAGAAGAACAAGATTATAAAAATTATGAGATACTAGGTGATATTTTTGCAAAAAAAGCTTTATTTAGCAAAGCACTAGAGCAATACAATCTTGCTTACAAACTTTTTGAACACGAAAGTTTATTGCTTAAAATAGCTGAAATAAATATCAAAAATAAAAATATCAATCAAGCAAAAAAAATTTTAGAAGAATTTGTAAAAAGCTCACAATGTGGTCTTAAAACATGCACCATACTTTTAAAAATTTATCAAGAGCAAAAAGATAATAAATCGAGCATTCAAATTCTTAAAAAACTATATAAGATTAATAATGACATTAAATATATTTATGCTATCATAGAACTTTTAGTTCAAGATAAAGACTATACTCAAGCTCTAAATTTAACCCAAAAATACAACATAGATCCTGATACTAAAATTTTTTTATACACACAAACAAAAGATTATAAAAAAGCTTATGAAATAGCTTTAAAGCATTATGAACTTAGCAAAGATAAAAAATATCTTTCTATGGCTGGAGTTTTGGAATCTGAAATATATATGGATCCTAAAAGTAAAAAAATAAACGATCTTACAAAATTAGCTTCTATTTTAAAAAAATTTGAAGATAGTGTAGATATACGCAGTGATGCTTTATATCAAAACTATTATGGTTATACTTTAATTGAATATGATATAGATATTAAAAAAGGTATAGAGCTAGTAGAATGGGCTTTAGAGCAAGAACCTGAAAATCTCTATTATCTTGATTCGCTAGCTTGGGGGTATTACAAACTAAATGATTGTAAAAAAGCTTATGAAATTTTACAAAAAACCTTACATGATAAAGAATTTTCAAATTCACAAGAAAGCAAAGATCATTTAAAGGCTATAAAAAAATGTTTGAAAAAATAA
- a CDS encoding acyl-[ACP]--phospholipid O-acyltransferase, with product MRGNFLKIFGVLPFLTVAFINAFVDLGHKIIIQNTIYKFYEDSTQLLLTAIINALMLLPFILILSPSGFLADKFPKDKIMKISALFSVILTCIICLCYYLGAFWLAFIMTFVMGIQSALYSPAKYGFIKELVGKELLAMGNGAVNAVSIVAILAGMAVFSLSFEMLFDTNFSTPSDILKQIAPLGFILIIFALLELFLAYKLPNLKEENKNLNFDKKQYFQGKLLASNLKTIFSHKIIWLCIVGISFFWAISQLYLVSFPVYAKNDLFVENTFYVQCSLAFSGIGVIIGSIIAGKFSKNYIELGLIPLGALGIFLMSILIPFLENLSSYSVVFFIFGLSGAFFIIPLNSLIQFHAKENELGKVLAGNNFIQNIFMLGFLALATFGAYAKIEVINLFYFIIAVAFFGSIYVLSKLPFSLVRLLMSIAFFQRYRLLVEGFENIPEKGGALLLGNHISFIDWAIVQMAIPRKIYFVMEKSIYSKWYIKFFLDKFGVIPVSSASSKSSLELIAMHIKNGNLVCLFPEGVLSRHGQLNEFKGGFELVCSKLEAQDGVILPFYIRGLWGSAFSRSDEEFSARNRKISKRKIAIAFGKSLPIHSKKEVVKAKVFELSFIAWKSQCESMHTIARSWIDSAKRNLSQIAIVDPLIGGITYRKMLALSLVFSSFIKNRSNELNIQHTQGSYAPKEECIGILLPASMASSLCNLSVLLANKIVVNLNFTAGAKAINQAVQSSQIQQIYTSRKFMEKLENKGIKLEFEAHVRLIFMEDVITSFKKQKLKIFSTLTLVSILPTCLIKALFAPNKQNLAIAAILFSSGSEGTPKGVMLNNRNILSNIAQISDVLCAKNEDVVLSSLPPFHAFGLTVTTFLPLLEGIKSVTYADPTDALGIAKAIVKNNVSIMCGTSTFLGIYARNKKLDAIMFESLRIIVSGAEKLKSEVRTAFEMKFKKPIFEGYGATETTPVASVNLPNKFDPDYWVLHRANKEGSVGMPLPGSAIRIVDPSTYESLNHGEDGLILIGGHQVMVGYLNNKEKTNEVIKEIDGIRWYNTGDKGHVDEDGFLYIVDRYSRFAKIGGEMISLGALEEEIAKFINTEVVKFCAVALEDEKKGEMVCLLIECQDQDFEGIVEAIKNSNMPAIFKPSKYFKVDQIPLLGSGKVDLKGAKDLAKILQEN from the coding sequence ATGCGAGGAAATTTTTTAAAGATTTTTGGTGTATTGCCTTTTTTAACAGTAGCTTTTATCAATGCTTTTGTAGATTTAGGACATAAAATCATCATACAAAATACTATTTATAAATTTTATGAAGATAGTACCCAACTTTTATTAACTGCTATAATCAACGCCCTAATGCTTTTGCCTTTTATCCTTATACTTTCACCTTCTGGATTTTTAGCGGATAAATTTCCTAAAGATAAAATTATGAAAATATCTGCATTATTTTCAGTAATTTTAACTTGTATTATTTGTTTATGTTATTATCTTGGAGCTTTTTGGCTTGCTTTTATTATGACTTTTGTCATGGGAATACAATCTGCCTTATATTCACCTGCAAAATATGGTTTTATAAAAGAATTAGTAGGAAAAGAGCTTTTAGCTATGGGGAATGGAGCAGTAAATGCAGTAAGCATAGTTGCTATCTTAGCAGGTATGGCTGTATTTTCTCTAAGTTTTGAAATGCTTTTTGATACAAATTTTAGCACTCCTTCAGATATTTTAAAACAAATTGCACCTTTAGGTTTTATCTTGATTATTTTTGCGTTATTAGAACTTTTTTTAGCTTATAAACTTCCAAATTTAAAAGAAGAAAATAAAAACTTAAACTTTGATAAAAAACAATATTTTCAAGGAAAACTCTTAGCTTCTAATTTAAAAACTATTTTTTCTCATAAAATCATTTGGCTTTGTATAGTTGGAATTTCATTTTTTTGGGCTATATCACAACTTTATTTAGTAAGTTTTCCTGTATATGCAAAAAACGATCTTTTTGTAGAAAATACCTTTTATGTGCAATGTTCTTTAGCTTTTTCTGGTATAGGAGTAATCATAGGTTCAATTATTGCAGGTAAATTTTCTAAAAACTATATAGAGTTGGGTCTTATACCACTAGGTGCTTTAGGGATTTTTCTAATGAGTATTTTAATACCATTTTTAGAAAACTTATCAAGTTATAGTGTAGTATTTTTCATTTTTGGTTTAAGTGGAGCATTCTTTATCATACCTTTAAATTCTCTCATACAATTTCATGCTAAAGAAAATGAGTTAGGAAAAGTTTTAGCAGGAAATAATTTCATACAAAATATTTTTATGTTAGGCTTTTTAGCACTAGCCACTTTTGGTGCTTATGCAAAAATTGAAGTAATTAATTTATTTTATTTTATCATAGCAGTAGCATTTTTTGGAAGTATTTATGTGCTTAGCAAACTGCCTTTTTCTTTAGTGCGTTTATTAATGAGTATAGCTTTTTTTCAGCGTTATCGTTTACTGGTAGAAGGTTTTGAAAATATACCCGAAAAAGGTGGGGCATTACTACTAGGCAATCACATTTCTTTTATAGACTGGGCTATTGTGCAAATGGCTATACCAAGAAAAATCTATTTTGTCATGGAAAAAAGTATTTATTCTAAATGGTATATTAAATTTTTTCTTGATAAATTTGGAGTTATTCCTGTTTCTAGTGCTTCTAGTAAATCGAGTTTAGAGCTTATTGCCATGCATATTAAAAATGGAAATTTAGTTTGTCTTTTTCCAGAAGGTGTGCTTTCACGCCATGGACAACTAAATGAATTTAAAGGTGGATTTGAGCTAGTTTGTTCAAAACTAGAAGCTCAAGATGGAGTGATTTTACCTTTTTATATTAGAGGACTTTGGGGAAGTGCTTTTTCAAGAAGTGATGAAGAGTTTTCAGCAAGAAATCGTAAAATAAGCAAAAGAAAAATCGCCATTGCTTTTGGAAAAAGCTTACCGATACACTCTAAAAAAGAAGTGGTTAAGGCTAAAGTTTTTGAGCTTTCATTTATTGCTTGGAAATCTCAATGTGAAAGTATGCATACTATAGCTAGATCTTGGATAGATAGTGCTAAAAGAAATTTAAGTCAAATTGCTATTGTTGATCCTTTAATAGGCGGTATTACTTATAGAAAAATGCTTGCATTAAGTTTAGTTTTTAGCTCTTTTATAAAAAATAGATCAAATGAGTTGAATATACAGCATACTCAAGGAAGCTATGCTCCAAAAGAAGAATGTATAGGAATTTTACTCCCTGCTTCTATGGCTAGCTCACTTTGTAATTTAAGTGTATTACTTGCGAATAAAATCGTGGTTAATTTAAATTTCACAGCAGGAGCAAAGGCAATTAATCAAGCCGTTCAAAGTTCTCAAATTCAACAAATTTATACTTCTAGAAAATTTATGGAAAAACTTGAAAACAAAGGTATAAAATTAGAGTTTGAAGCTCATGTTAGGCTTATTTTTATGGAAGATGTTATTACAAGTTTTAAAAAACAAAAACTTAAAATTTTTTCTACACTTACTTTAGTAAGCATCTTACCTACTTGCTTAATAAAAGCATTATTTGCACCAAATAAACAAAATCTCGCCATAGCTGCTATTTTATTTAGCAGTGGTAGCGAAGGAACTCCAAAAGGAGTGATGCTAAATAATCGCAATATTTTAAGCAATATAGCTCAAATTTCAGATGTATTATGTGCAAAAAATGAAGATGTTGTTTTATCTTCCTTACCACCTTTTCATGCTTTTGGTTTAACCGTAACTACTTTTTTGCCTTTATTAGAAGGTATTAAGAGTGTAACATATGCTGATCCAACTGATGCGCTAGGTATCGCAAAGGCTATAGTAAAAAACAATGTAAGCATTATGTGCGGAACCTCAACTTTTCTAGGTATTTATGCAAGAAATAAAAAACTTGATGCAATTATGTTTGAAAGCTTAAGAATCATCGTCTCAGGTGCTGAAAAACTCAAAAGCGAGGTAAGAACTGCCTTTGAAATGAAATTTAAAAAACCTATCTTTGAAGGCTACGGGGCTACTGAAACTACTCCGGTTGCAAGTGTAAATTTGCCAAATAAATTTGATCCTGATTATTGGGTATTACACCGTGCTAATAAAGAAGGGAGTGTTGGCATGCCTTTACCAGGAAGTGCTATACGCATAGTCGATCCATCTACCTATGAAAGTTTAAATCATGGAGAAGATGGTTTGATACTCATTGGCGGACATCAAGTCATGGTAGGATATTTAAACAATAAAGAAAAAACTAATGAAGTCATCAAAGAAATCGATGGCATACGCTGGTATAATACCGGTGATAAAGGCCATGTTGATGAAGATGGATTTTTATATATAGTAGATCGTTATTCTCGTTTTGCAAAAATTGGTGGAGAGATGATTTCACTTGGAGCTTTAGAAGAAGAAATTGCTAAATTTATTAATACCGAAGTAGTAAAATTTTGCGCTGTAGCCTTAGAAGATGAAAAAAAAGGTGAAATGGTTTGTTTATTGATAGAATGTCAAGATCAAGATTTTGAAGGTATTGTTGAAGCGATTAAAAATTCTAATATGCCTGCCATTTTTAAACCAAGTAAATATTTCAAAGTAGATCAAATTCCACTTTTAGGCTCAGGTAAAGTAGATTTAAAAGGCGCTAAAGATTTGGCAAAGATTTTACAAGAAAATTAA